A stretch of Anaeromyxobacter dehalogenans 2CP-1 DNA encodes these proteins:
- a CDS encoding AAA family ATPase: protein MIRQEAILQSPLRILDRRLHGGLGRGRLGVIVAPAGVGKSAVLVQLGLDALLRGRPVLHVALGQSIEHVAARYDAFFEELADRVDLADRRGVHEMVARQRLIWSSMDGGPGVRTLDEALAAFEAHLGRTPATVLVDGFPWTGAGVSATLAGLKASAARAGAELWMTARSAPGCAPCEADPDQAAPPERCGAQVDVILALLAQGRGARVRLVRDLDGSDEADLPLVLVGGSLRWAGGEDEGGGDPRGPEAFTLLAGGFAGAEEAFGAFAERWGVQEVNFTFAGRPGLARTRGLIELTEAELRLGEVGEAYLKAHLPGALAASPELRRVLQLIWHQVGTAGEVFAVGALSPDDSAQGGTGWAVELARHWGKPVHLFDQDRDGWFRWDGRAWAPEAPPAVTHPRFAGAGTRALSESGRAAIRALFERSFGAAPE, encoded by the coding sequence ATGATCCGCCAGGAAGCGATCCTCCAGAGCCCGCTGCGGATCCTCGACCGGAGGCTCCACGGCGGCCTGGGGAGGGGTCGCCTCGGCGTGATCGTGGCGCCCGCCGGCGTCGGCAAGTCCGCGGTCCTGGTGCAGCTCGGGCTGGACGCGCTGCTGCGCGGCCGCCCGGTGCTGCACGTCGCGCTCGGGCAGTCGATCGAGCACGTCGCGGCCCGCTACGACGCGTTCTTCGAGGAGCTGGCGGATCGCGTGGACCTGGCGGATCGCCGGGGCGTCCACGAGATGGTCGCGCGCCAGCGCCTGATCTGGTCGTCGATGGACGGCGGCCCGGGCGTCCGCACGCTGGACGAGGCGCTCGCCGCGTTCGAGGCGCACCTCGGCCGGACCCCCGCAACCGTGCTCGTGGACGGCTTCCCCTGGACCGGGGCCGGCGTGAGCGCGACGCTCGCCGGCCTGAAGGCGAGCGCGGCGCGGGCGGGCGCCGAGCTGTGGATGACCGCCCGGTCCGCCCCGGGGTGCGCGCCGTGCGAGGCCGACCCGGACCAGGCGGCGCCGCCCGAGCGCTGCGGTGCGCAGGTGGACGTGATCCTCGCGCTCCTGGCGCAGGGGCGCGGCGCGCGGGTGCGGCTGGTGCGCGACCTGGACGGCTCGGACGAGGCCGACCTGCCGCTCGTGCTGGTGGGCGGCTCGCTGCGCTGGGCGGGCGGCGAGGACGAGGGCGGTGGCGACCCCCGCGGCCCGGAGGCGTTCACGCTGCTCGCGGGCGGGTTCGCCGGCGCCGAGGAGGCGTTCGGCGCGTTCGCGGAGCGCTGGGGCGTGCAGGAGGTGAACTTCACCTTCGCCGGCCGCCCCGGGCTGGCCCGGACCCGCGGGCTCATCGAGCTGACCGAGGCCGAGCTGCGCCTCGGCGAGGTCGGCGAGGCCTATCTGAAGGCGCACCTGCCCGGCGCGCTCGCGGCGTCGCCGGAGCTCCGGCGCGTGCTCCAGCTCATCTGGCACCAGGTCGGCACCGCGGGCGAGGTGTTCGCGGTCGGCGCGCTCAGCCCCGACGACAGCGCCCAGGGCGGCACGGGCTGGGCGGTCGAGCTGGCGCGGCACTGGGGGAAGCCGGTCCACCTCTTCGACCAGGACCGCGACGGCTGGTTCCGCTGGGACGGGCGGGCCTGGGCCCCCGAGGCGCCGCCCGCCGTCACGCACCCGCGCTTCGCCGGCGCCGGGACCCGCGCGCTCTCGGAGTCGGGGCGCGCCGCGATCCGCGCGCTCTTCGAGCGGTCCTTCGGGGCTGCGCCGGAGTAG
- a CDS encoding L,D-transpeptidase family protein, with amino-acid sequence MQPLLALLLATVPLLEPAAGGADVLGVLGTRIVKQGDSLIELARAHDVGFNAMESANPGLDAYVPTPGAALVVPAAWILPPSAAPGSIVVNLSEMRLYLLPGGGAAPVTYPVGIGKDRAKTPLGSFTVIGKTVAPTWYPPASMRRDDPTLPDRVPPGPDNPLGTHALRLSAGSILIHGTDEPFGIGRKFSHGCVRLYPEDIPRLFEVVPLKTPVRMVREPVKIGVRGSRVVVEAHDDPDARVDLRAEAQRQLERRGLAARVDAGKLAAALEARRGIPVDVSIDVF; translated from the coding sequence ATGCAGCCGCTCCTCGCGCTCCTCCTCGCCACGGTGCCGCTCCTCGAGCCCGCCGCCGGCGGCGCCGACGTCCTCGGCGTGCTCGGCACGCGGATCGTGAAGCAGGGCGACTCCCTCATCGAGCTCGCCCGCGCGCACGACGTGGGCTTCAACGCCATGGAGTCCGCGAACCCGGGGCTCGACGCCTACGTGCCGACGCCCGGCGCGGCGCTGGTGGTGCCGGCGGCCTGGATCCTGCCGCCGTCCGCGGCGCCCGGATCGATCGTGGTGAACCTCTCGGAGATGCGGCTCTACCTGCTCCCGGGCGGCGGCGCCGCGCCCGTCACCTACCCGGTGGGCATCGGCAAGGATCGCGCGAAGACGCCGCTGGGATCCTTCACCGTCATCGGCAAGACCGTCGCGCCCACCTGGTACCCGCCGGCGTCGATGCGCCGCGACGACCCCACGCTCCCGGATCGCGTCCCGCCCGGCCCGGACAATCCGCTCGGCACGCACGCGCTGCGCCTCTCGGCGGGCAGCATCCTCATCCACGGCACCGACGAGCCGTTCGGCATCGGCCGGAAGTTCAGCCACGGCTGCGTCCGGCTCTACCCCGAGGACATCCCGCGCCTGTTCGAGGTGGTGCCGCTGAAGACGCCGGTCCGGATGGTCCGCGAGCCGGTCAAGATCGGCGTGCGCGGGAGCCGCGTGGTCGTGGAGGCCCACGACGATCCGGACGCGCGGGTGGACCTCCGCGCCGAGGCGCAGCGCCAGCTCGAGCGGCGCGGCCTCGCGGCGCGCGTGGACGCGGGCAAGCTCGCGGCCGCGCTCGAGGCGCGGCGCGGCATCCCGGTGGACGTCTCGATCGACGTGTTCTGA
- a CDS encoding YybH family protein yields the protein MANLARALLVAAALGASACAHSPGGRAEPDAELRAAIAAANDAFVRALVAGDARAMAAVFTEDALVIPAMQRGFVSGRGELEAYDARRVRALRYLEATITTVQLEVSGDLAWEAGTNRLLVQQGDRAPMTVTGRYLAVWRRGKDGRWRIRAELPIPDPIP from the coding sequence ATGGCCAACCTCGCCCGTGCCCTCCTCGTCGCCGCCGCGCTGGGGGCCAGCGCCTGCGCGCACTCGCCGGGCGGCCGCGCCGAGCCCGACGCGGAGCTCCGCGCCGCCATCGCCGCCGCGAACGACGCGTTCGTCCGCGCGCTCGTCGCCGGCGACGCGCGCGCGATGGCGGCCGTGTTCACCGAGGACGCCCTGGTCATCCCCGCCATGCAGCGCGGCTTCGTCTCCGGCCGCGGCGAGCTCGAGGCGTACGACGCGCGGCGCGTGCGGGCGCTCCGGTATCTGGAGGCCACCATCACCACCGTGCAGCTCGAGGTCTCGGGCGATCTCGCCTGGGAGGCGGGGACGAACCGCCTGCTCGTACAGCAGGGCGACCGCGCGCCCATGACGGTGACGGGACGCTACCTGGCCGTGTGGCGGCGCGGGAAGGACGGGCGCTGGCGGATCCGGGCCGAGCTGCCCATCCCCGACCCGATCCCGTAG
- the soxC gene encoding sulfite dehydrogenase, which yields MPSKTARILRAPENFLTQEQITEVAAGRRSFLRSAFLAAGGIAAGAVAVRAGAAPAPRGAPAGDPAILERQPWNTSLGKPVAARGYGLPSPYEANLQRRESPGLTRVNAASVSFAPLQGLFGIITPSGLHFERHHQGWQDVDPAKHRLMVHGLVRTAKVYTMDDLMRLPSVSRIHFIECGANTGMEWGNVAVPTVQYTHGMLSCSEFTGVRLSTLLDDCGFDRAKGRYVLAEGADGSGMTRTVAIDRALDDVLVAWGQNGEMLRPENGYPLRLVVPGVQGVSWVKWLRRIEVGDQPWAAKDEAIHYVDLMPDGRHRQYTSIQEAKSVITTPSGGQVLVQQGACEVTGLAWSGRGKIKRVDVSLDGGRSWTPARLETPVLSKALTRFSLSWRWDGRAALLQSRAVDDTGYVQPTTRLLREVRGTKSIYHNNAIQTWRVDPNGEVSNVQLA from the coding sequence GTGCCATCCAAGACCGCCCGCATCCTCCGGGCTCCTGAGAATTTCCTCACCCAAGAGCAGATCACCGAGGTCGCCGCCGGACGGCGGAGCTTCCTGCGGAGCGCGTTCCTCGCGGCGGGCGGGATCGCCGCCGGCGCGGTCGCCGTTCGCGCCGGCGCGGCCCCGGCTCCTCGCGGCGCTCCGGCCGGCGATCCGGCGATCCTCGAGCGCCAGCCGTGGAACACCTCGCTTGGCAAGCCCGTCGCCGCGCGGGGCTACGGCCTGCCGTCGCCGTACGAGGCGAACCTCCAGCGCCGCGAGAGCCCCGGCCTGACCCGCGTGAACGCGGCGTCGGTCTCGTTCGCGCCGCTGCAGGGGCTGTTCGGGATCATCACGCCGAGCGGCCTGCACTTCGAGCGCCACCACCAGGGCTGGCAGGACGTCGATCCCGCGAAGCACCGGCTGATGGTCCACGGGCTGGTGCGGACGGCCAAGGTCTACACGATGGACGACCTGATGCGCCTGCCGTCCGTCTCGCGCATCCACTTCATCGAGTGCGGCGCCAACACCGGCATGGAGTGGGGGAACGTGGCGGTGCCCACGGTCCAGTACACCCACGGCATGCTGTCCTGCAGCGAGTTCACCGGCGTCCGGCTGTCCACGCTGCTCGACGACTGCGGCTTCGACCGGGCGAAGGGCCGGTACGTGCTCGCCGAGGGCGCCGATGGCTCGGGCATGACCCGGACCGTCGCCATCGACCGCGCGCTCGACGACGTGCTCGTCGCGTGGGGCCAGAACGGCGAGATGCTGCGGCCCGAGAACGGCTACCCGCTCCGCCTGGTGGTGCCCGGCGTCCAGGGCGTCTCCTGGGTGAAGTGGCTCCGCCGCATCGAGGTGGGCGACCAGCCCTGGGCGGCGAAGGACGAGGCCATCCACTACGTGGACCTCATGCCGGACGGCCGTCACCGGCAGTACACGTCGATCCAGGAGGCGAAGTCGGTCATCACCACGCCCTCCGGCGGCCAGGTGCTGGTGCAGCAGGGCGCCTGCGAGGTGACCGGCCTGGCCTGGTCGGGCCGCGGGAAGATCAAGCGCGTGGACGTGTCGCTCGACGGCGGCCGGAGCTGGACGCCGGCGCGGCTGGAGACGCCGGTGCTCTCGAAGGCGCTGACCCGGTTCAGCCTGAGCTGGCGCTGGGACGGCCGCGCCGCGCTGCTGCAGAGCCGCGCGGTGGACGACACCGGCTACGTGCAGCCGACCACGCGGCTGCTGCGCGAGGTGCGCGGGACGAAGTCCATCTACCACAACAACGCGATCCAGACCTGGCGCGTCGACCCCAACGGCGAGGTGTCCAATGTACAGCTGGCGTGA